ATTTAAATGAATTATTGAGTCAAGGGTAAATCATGAGAAAAACACTAATCGCCGCTGGATTAGCAAGCTTAATGTCGACAGCTGCGCATGCTGATGTCGTCGGCCTTTATATCGGTGCTCAAATATGGGACAACGAGGCTGAAGGTATTTTTGGTGAAAGTGGCCAGCAGCGAGATTTCAACTTAGGTGACGAGCAACAGGGCAGTTACTTTATTGCGGTAGAGCATCCGATCCCTTTGATCCCTAACTTGCGAATTGCCAGTACGACACTCGATACAACAGGTTCAACACAAATCACTGAGCCGTTAGAATTTGACGATCAAAATTTTGCTGCTGGTGCTCAAGTTGCCGCTAGTTTTGATGTAAGTTACATCGACTACACGCTTTATTATGAATTATTCGACAATGGTTTATTCAGCTTTGACTTCGGTTTAACCGCACGCGATTTTGATGGCGATGTTACGCTTAGCTCGCAAGTGACCAGCAATGATTCAAGTGGTAATCCTGTAAGCAATACCGTCGAAGGCAAAATCAATACCTCTGAAACTGTACCTATGCTGTATGCATCGACGGAAGTAGGTTTAATGTTTACTGGCCTAAGCTTATTTGCCAATGGCAACTTCTTATCGATTGATGACCATACCTTGTATGACTACCAGTTAGGTGTGAACTACGCCGTGGTAGATAACATTGCTATCGATGTTAACTTGCAAGCAGGCTATCGTTCAGTCAAATTAGAGCTTGATGATTTAGACGACCTTTATTCAGATCTTGAATTTGATGGAGTGTTCGCAGGAGTGACCGTTCATTTCTAGTCTATCGACTAACCGATAACGTCACTTAGTTAACAAGCTAAAAAGCCTTACTCAGTAAGGCTTTTTTTGTGTCTGAATGACAGCTATTCAGCTATTTGGGCAAGTGATTTTTAATTGCAGCGTTTCAAAGAGCTAGTGTAGCTCTAGCCGCTGTCGTTCACCGTTTAATTGCGCCTGCCAGAGCATTAAATTCTTTTCAAATAGCTGAGCAATTGTCTCGGTTTTTATTAGGCTGGCTAAGTCTTGGTTAAAACGAGCTAGTAGCTTGTCGCAACCCGAGTCTTTCACAAAACCAAAATGAATGTAGCCGTCAACGGCAAATGGCGTTAGGGCGACGATTTCATCCTTTAAACCACTGTTGGAAAGGTATGATATACCGGGATAATACCCAGTAACAAAATAGTCGGCACGGCCACGCAATACCATCTGAAAATTCTGCGCTAACCCTTTTACTTGCTGAATATTAAGGTACTGGTTGGCAAAGTTATCAAAGGCTTCGCCATGGCTATCGCCCAAGTTGATATTACCGACTTTTCCTATCAGGCTGCGCCAGTCGATAAATGAAAACTCTTCACCTTTTTTAACAAATACGGCCACGGGGTTATTTAGCACAGGTGCACTAGTAAAGTTCAAAAATTCACGGCGTGCAGGGGTATCTTTAAGCCCCAACAGTAAATCAGTTCGACCATGTTTTGCCATTTCTAACAAGCGCTTCCATGGTACGGGTGAGCTAACTTGATAATCGACCTGATAACGCTCTAGTAGTTGCTTTGTGATATCTATGGTAACGCCATAGAACTCACCATCGTGATACCAATGAAAAGGCGGGTAGTTTTCATGGGCACTAACCGTGATTGATTGGCATGGCTCAGCTTGTGTTGTTGGTAACACCATAATACACAGCAGCAAAGCAAAAAATAATCTTACCAAATTCAATCAAAACACCTTTTACGTCTAATGTTGATGAAAAAGAGTACGGTTCGGGCACTCATGTTGTCAGGGGGAGCGCATCCTAACGTATGCTGAACAAAAATTACACTGTTTTGATGTTTTTTAGAACCAGTGGTTACATATTAATACAGTCTGTTAGTGAATACCTTAATAGCCTTAAGTTATAGCCTGTGGTCGTGATTAACACAGCCACATAATTAAATTGCTGTTATACATGGTTAACTTATCTTGAAGTCAGAGACTTTGGTTTTGTCTATTTGGCATTAGATGAATAATGGTTATGTTGGCTATATGAACGGCAAGTTGACGAAGTGGTTGACCTTTTCTACTTTCACCCCCTAGTATAGAAGTGCTGTTAGGATCGGCTACAGGCTAAGGACAGTAACGCTTATTCGATTTTTTGGTATAGCCTACAAAGTATTTTCACTTACTACTCGCTGGCTCCTCAATTACTGTCCGGTGTTACCTTTTCTAATTATGAAAGCTCGTGATAAGTTTTTACCGCTTAAGGAAGTAATATAGAAATGACTATTATAAATATAAAGACACTAAATGATGTCGAGTCGTTAGAGCAAGCAAATCCGGGGGCGAGTCATAGTGAATTTAATAACACTTATGACGCGATTAAACATAGTGCCGCTCAGCGTCCTGAAAAAACGGCCATTTCGTTCTTTTTACAGGGTGATGCCTACAACAATGCCCACGATATTTCTTACCAAACACTACTCAGTAAAATTACCCAATCTGCCAACTTCTTTGATTCAATTGGTCTGACTGAAAATGACGTAGTTGCGTTCTTTTTACCGAATACGCCAGAAGCGCATTATGTGATTTGGGGTGGTGAAGCAAGATGCCAAATTTTAGCTATTAACCCGTTGCTTGAGCCTAAGCAAATTGGTGATTTAATTAACTCAGTGCGAGCGAAAGCTGTGGTTACCATGAACCCAATGCACCAAATTGAATTGTGGCCTAAGCTTGAACAGCTATTGCCTGATCTTATTCATACTGAGCATGTCATTGGTATTGATATCGCACATCATGTGACGGGGCCAATGGCGGAACCTGCACAAGCAATGCAAGCGCAAATGCGTGGCGGAATTAGTTTGCCAGAAGGCAAAACGTACCATAACTTTACTGCGGCAATCGCTGAGCAAAATGGTGAAGCGTTAAACTTTACTCGCGAATATACTGATGAAACTATTTCATCACTTTACTGTACAGGTGGTACGACAGGGCTACCTAAAATTGCGCGTCGTACCCATGTTAATGAATTAAGCAACGTAAAAGCGGTTCAGCAATCTAACTCGCAGATGCTTAACGAGGAAATGGTCGTACTTGGCGGTTTACCTTTATTCCACGTAAATGGTGCCTTGGTAACTGGTTTATTACCATTTACCGTGGGTGGTACAGTGGTAATTGCAACCCCGCAAGGCTATCGCGAACCGAATGTTATTCCAAATTTCTGGGACATCGTTGAACATCACAAAGTTACAACCTTTAGTGCAGTACCAACGGTTTACTCTGCCTTGATGAACTTCCCAATTGAAGGTAAAGACTTATCGTCGTTGAAGTTCGGTATTTGTGGTGCAGCGCCAATGCCTGTTGAAACCTTCAAGTCTTTCCAAGAAACCACAGGTATTAAAATTTTGGAAGGTTACGGCTTAACCGAAGGTACTTGTGTTAGTAGTTTGAACCCATTCCACGGTGAGCAAAAAGTCGGTTCAATTGGTCTTCGTCTACCTTACCAGCAAATGAAAGCGGTAAACATTGATGGTGACAAAATCACGCGTTACTGCGATACCGACGAAATTGGTGTGTTAGCTGTTCGCGGCCCGAACGTATTTTTGGGTTATCAACTTGAGCACCAAAATAAAGGCTTATGGCTTTATGATGAAGACGGCAATCGCTGGCTAAATACTGGTGATTTAGCGCGCCAAGATGAAGAAGGTTACTTCTGGCTAACAGGTCGTAAGAAAGAGCTTATTGTTCGTGCGGGTCACAATATTGAGCCGAAATTGATCGAAGAAGCAATGTGTAAGCACCCTGCGATTAACTTAGCAGCTGCAGTTGGTAAGCCTGACTTACACGCAGGTGAAGTACCTGTTTGTTATGTCCAGGTGGAAGATCCAAGCAGTCTCGATCCAGAGGAACTACTGAGCTTTGCAGCTGCTGAGATTTCCGAGCGTGCGGCGATTCCAAAAGCAATTCACATCGTAGAGCAATTACCAGTGACAGCGGTAGGTAAAGTATTTAAGCCTCAGCTGGAAATGCAAGAAATAGACAAGTGTATTAATGCACTAGCAAGTGAGATGCTTCCAGAAACTCAAGCAAGTGTTTCAGTTGCGCAAGATCCTAAACACGGTATTTTAGCGAGTATCGAGTTAGGTGAGTGTGATGGTGAAGCGAAAGCTGCGTTTGTTAAGAAGCTAGGTGAATATACCTTTAAGTCATCGTGTAACTAGTACCGGTAACTAATACTGCTTGTTACGCCAAGCGGCAACACGTAGCTTGGCGTCATTTGGTTTAGCTTGAATTAGTTTAGCGTTAAACGATAGATTAAAGAGTTAAGCCCAACTGCATTCAGTTGGGCTTTTTTATGGCTGCCTCAATCCAATTGGTATTAGTTCAATTGGTATTAGTTCAATTGTTATTAGGCTTGTGGGTAAAATAGCGGTTTTAAACCATCGAGCTTATCAAACAAGTGCCAAATGTAGTTCTTAGTACCTTGCTCTCGATGCGGGTGCAAATCGGCTAAGTCAGGATCATTACAATAATGATCAAAAGCATCTTTCGACTTCCATTCTACTAAAATCATCACGGTTCTGGGCTCCATGTCGCCGACCAATGCGCTGTCATATTTGCCCAGTGCTAATACTTTACCACCGTGCTTTTCTACTTCTGCTGCCGAGCGCCTTGCATATTTGAGGTATTCGTCATTATCAGCTAAATCAAATAGGTTTAGTGCATATACCGCCATGGTTAGTTCCCTCTTTGTACTTATTGTTAGTCAGTTTTCTTAGTTAGTTGTTATTTATTCTAAGCCCTTAATTACTTGTTTAGAGTGCAGCTTGATGGTTTTTTATGCAAGCCTTGTATTTAATGCTATGCAAAATATTAACAACCCTTAGACAATCAAATAATTATTCACACTATGCACTTTTTAATAGTCTAAACGCGTACAACTTTATGGTAATACCAAGTGAATTAAATAATTGACCAATTCAGAGCGCTGTCAGCGGTGAGAGAATAAGTCAAATTTGTGCCGATATAGTTATTCTACATCTAATAAATTTGGCGCAGTTATCGCGACGCTGACACGCTCCCGAAGGGCGAGTTTAAAAGGCTCATATGCTGCGTTATTGATTTTGACAAGGGAATAACCAATCTCTGCAATCAATGCCTTGCCTCTAAGCCTTTTAATTCTCGCTGAATGATTAAGTATTTATTTCAATTGGTATCAGTGCGTATTTAATAATAAAAACAAGAACAGAATGCGCCCACTAAATACAAAATTATAACAGGGGGAACTATGGGGACTGTTGAAAACATTAATACCAACACTGAATTTGGTTATTTAGAAGAGCAGTTAGTGGCGCAAAAAGCGTCTTTTCTTCACCAGCCAATGCCTAGTGCGCAAGAGCGTATCGACAACCTGAATAAATTGAAATCTGTGTTAATTGAGCACACTGATGAAATTGTATCAGCCATTAGCATGGACTTTAGCAATCGACCAGAGGCAGAAACTTTACTTGCCGAGATCTTTCCTTTACTTGATGCGATTGAATACAGCAAAGGGCGCGTTAAGCGCTGGATGAAGCCAAGCAAAAGAAAAACGCCATTAACGTTACAGCCAGCTAAGGTTGAAGTGCTTTATCAGCCAGTTGGTGTAGTGGGCATTGTTGTCCCGTGGAATTTCCCAGTATTTCTTGGTTTATCGCCACTTGTCTCGGCACTCGCTGCTGGTAACCGCGCGATGATTAAAATGTCAGAGTTTGCGCCGCGTACTGCCGATTTAGTACAACGTATGCTTGAGTCAGTATTTAGCAAAGACCAAGTAGCGGTATTTACCGGTGAAGTTGATGTCAGCTCAGCTTTTACCAAGCTACCTTTTGATCATCTTGTCTTCACTGGTGCAACATCGGTTGGCAAAATCGTGATGCGCGCGGCGGCTGAGCATCTAACGCCAGTTACGCTAGAGTTAGGTGGCAAATCTCCGACTATTATTCATGATTCATTCCCAATTGAAGAAGCGGCACAGCGTATCGCGTTTGGTAAGGGGATGAATGCTGGTCAAATTTGTGTATCACCGGATTATATTTTTGTTCCGAGACACAAGGTTAACGCCTTCGCACAAGCGTTTGTGAAAGCGATGAGCAAGGCCTACCCAAGTATTCGCGCGAACGATGATTACACTGCGATTATTAGTGACCGCCAGCTCGTACGCTTAAAATCTTATTTGGATGATGCGAAAGCAAAAGGTGCTGAGTTAATCACGATTAACCCTGAAGATGAAAGCTTCGAAGACACCCGCAAGATGCCAATGACCTTGGTACTTAATACTAATGAGTCTATGTTGGTTGAGCAGGAAGAGATCTTCGGTCCAATTTTACCGATCAAAGCGTACGACGATATTGAAGAAGCTATTACCTATGTTAATGATCGTGCTCGTCCGCTAGCACTTTACTATTTTGATTGGGATAAAGAACGTGCGGCGAAAATTCTCGCGCGTACTCATTCGGGTGGCGTTTGTTTAAATGACACCCTTAGCCATGTTATGGCAGACGATGCGCCATTTGGTGGTATAGGCCCATCTGGTATGGGTCATTATCACGGTAAAGAAGGCTTTGTGAATTTCAGTAAAGCTAAAACTGTGGTAACCAAAGGCCGCTTCGACAGCATTAAATTTATTGCTCCACCGTGGAACAACCCTGTCCACAAATTACTTACGAAAATGTTATGGTTTAAATTTAAACACTTAACTCGTTAGTCAGGAGCGATACATGAAAAAGCATACAACAAAGGCGACGGATTACGATTATGTGATCGTCGGCAGTGGCTTTGGTGGCTCAGTTAGTGCACTAAGGTTGAGTCAAAAAGGCTACAAGGTTCTAGTGATTGAAAAAGGCCGCTGGTACAAAGATAGCACCTACGCCCATAGCGCTTGGGATTTAAAACGCTGGCTGTGGATGCCGCTATTAGGCTTACGCGGCATTATGAAAATGACCGTGCTCAAGCATATCACCGTTTACTCAGGTGTTGGCGTTGGCGGCGGTTCTCATACCTATGGCGCGACATTGCCGACCCCGAAAAAAGCGTTTTTTAATACCGGCTCTTGGGCAAATTTACAAAACTGGGAAGAAGTGCTTAAACCTTATTACAAAGAAGCACTGCGTATGTTGGGCGCGCAAGACAACCCCAACTTCACGCAAGCTGATTTAGTGATCAAAGAGCTCGCGCAAGACTTAGGCAAAGAAGATGAGTTTCACCCATCGCGTGTTGCGATATTCTTTTCCGACAAAAAAGATCATGGTTCTTTCGTTAAAGATCCTTATTTTGATGGCGAAGGGCCTGAGCGCAGAGGCTGTATAGAGTGCGGAAGCTGCTTTACTGGCTGTCGGTTTAACGCCAAAAACACACTCGACAAAAACTACCTTTACCTTGCGCAAAAGTTAGGTGCTGAGATTGTTGCCGAGCAAGAAGTGCATGATATATACCCTGCGGGTAAGAAAGATGGTAGTGAGGGCTACTTTGTCTCATTTAAGAGCTCAAAACCCTACAGCTTCAAGAAAAATCACGTGGTACGAGCCAAAGGCGTGATTTTCTCTGGTGGTGTGCTTGGTACCGTGCCGCTGTTATTAAAGCTGAAAGAAAAAGGCTCTTTGGCAGGCTTGTCAGATAAAGTCGGCGACGATATTCGCACCAATAACGAGACGATCAGCACAGTAACCTCGTTCAAAGAAGATATTAACTTTGCCCAAGGGGTGTCGATTGGTTCGGTGTTACATACGGACGATCACAGTCATTTAGAGCCGATTAACTACAACGCGCAATCAACCGTAGTTAAATTTTTGCACGCCCCCAATGTTGTTGGTCGAACCATTTTAAGTCGTGCCGCCTCTTTCGTTAAGTTGATGGTGACTGAGCCGAAAGAAAACTTGAAAGTCTTATTCACCAAAGACTGGAGCAAGAAGTCAATTATCTTGTTGTTTATGCAACACTTGGACAGCACCTTGTCGTTAAAACGTGGTCTGGGGGGGCGACTCACCAGTAACTTAGGTCAAGGCCCTGCGCCATCGCGTTACATCAAAGAATCAACTGCGATCACCGAAAAGATAGAAAAGATTGTTGATGGTAAATCTAGTACCGGTATTACTGAAGCGGTTTTTGGTACACCATCGACTGCCCATATTCTGGGGGGCTCTGTGATGGCGGCAAGTGCAGATGAAGGTGTTATCAATGACAAGGCAGAAGTGTTTGGCTACCACAATATGTACGTTTGTGACGGCTCTGCGATTTCTGCAAACCCTGGTGTCAATCCATCGCTTAGCATCACGGCGTTAAGTGAGTGGGCAATGAGCCATGTTCCTGATAAAAACTCAGAAAAAAAAGATAGCGCTTAGCCCACTAGCAGGCGCTGATCATTAATTAATATAAAAAGAAGTAAATTACTATGGAATCAGCAATTACCTTTGCATTACTTGTTGCCCAAGGGATTATTATGTTTTCGCTTGGCATTGGCCTTGAAGTTAAAGACTTTAAGCGTGTTATAGAGCGACCCTATGTTTTCTTTGTCGCCATGCTTAGCCAAGTGGTGCTCTTACCCATACTGGCGTTTGGCACTGCGTACTTGTTTGACTTCCCACCCGTGTTTGCGGCGGGCTTAATGCTATTGAGCTTTTGCCCAGGCGGCGTGACGAGTAACATTATTTCTAAGTTATCAAAAGCTGATGTTGCTTTGTCGGTTTCGCTAACCGCTGTGGTCAGTGTATTGGCGTTTATGACGGTGCCAGTGCTTGTTGCCATGTCGATGAAACACTTTCTAGGTGAAGAAGCGGTGACTTTCTCATTATTTGATTTAGCGTTTGTCACCTTTCTTATCACCACAACCCCAGTGCTACTGGGTGTGTTAATTCGTCACTTTAAAGAAAACATTGCTAATGCGATTCAAGGCGGCTTAGAGAAAACCGCCATCGTACTCTGGGTGATTATCGTGGTCTTAGCGATTGCTAACTCGTTTGAGCGTTTAGTTGATAGTTTCGCCGTGATTGGCGGAGGTTTATTATTCTTGCCATTTATCATGATGGTGATTGGTATCGTTGTCAGCCGCCTGTTTGCGCTGAACAAGAAAGAAAGCAAAACCTTGGGTATTGAAACCAGTATTCAAAATGGCCCGTTAGCCATTGCTATTGCTGCGACCATTAACGATGCAGATTTAGCTATTACTGAGTTGGCACTGCCAGCAGCGGTATACTCGATTACCATGTACTTTGTTGCCTTGCCGTTTATCTTCATTTTTAGAAACTGGGGTGAAGAAAATAGTGTTACTGGTGCAAGTGCGGTGGCTTCAAAGTAGCTAAGCCATCGCACTGATGTAGTCGCCGGCCATTTTGAGCCACAAAGCGGCGTTACTTGCTAAAAGTAACGCCGCTTTTTTATTGAATTTCTCATCCTAAATGACAGCTTATAAACTGAATTTACATTGCTGGCGGTGGAAACAAGGCCTTTAAATGGTGTGTGCCGTTGGGGTGCATGGCAATCATAGTGCCGTCTTGCCACATACTATTGATGGCTTTATTAATGGTTTCGATAAAGGCTTCGGTTTTGTCGCTGCGATGACAAGAAACGACTAAGTAGTCTGTTGATAACACGTGCTCTGCGTCAAAGCTTACACGCTCGCTATTACGTGCTGTTGCTAGCATATTGACGACAGGATACCAGCCGACAATTAGTTCAGTGCGGCCAAAATGCAGCATATCAAATAGGTGTCTGTGATGGCTGGCAACAATATGGGTTGCGTTATCAAATGGTGGCATATTCAGTGCGTTAAACATCTTAATATTGCGCACATAACCGATATTAACGTCAGCCAAGTCTTGAGCTGCTAACAATGCTTGATTACGCTCAAAAGTAAACTTGAATAGCAGTAGGGCGGATATGGCCTGTGAACGCACAATATCGTGTTGTTTGGTTCGATCAAAATAACGGTTAGAGGAGCCAGGCAGTAAACAGTCGATTTTTTTATGATCGAACAAACTCATGGTTCTCGCCATCGGCATAACGTCATAATTTATTGTTAAATTAGAGCGTCTAGCAATCTCTTGATAGATCTTATCCAAGTAACCTTGTTTGTCGTGTTGTTGAATTTTCTCGGCAAGCACGCCTGCAAATTTGATTGGCGTTTCGGCTTGGCAATATGAAGTAAATAAGCCTATTGCAAGAATTAAGGGATAAACAGCTCGTTTCATTCTACTCCTACAATACGTTAAAGGCTAAATAGCTTGAAAATCACGGGTTAACTGCCTAATTCCGTTGGCTATTTATTCTTAAATAATTTGTATGAGAGAAATTATAGCTGTAATTTGTTGCCTTACTTTGATCAAGGCAGGCTAATGAGCAGAAATTTCTGATAACAACATTAGAGTGGAAACAAAAGCGTTTCAATACAGGTACTAATGTTTAAAAAATTGTGTTTTCCAGCTGTACTAATATTGCACAAAGTATCACAGCATTGCCATAAAGCAAAGCTGGAAAATCTTAGTATTATGCGCAGTTTCGTTCTAAATTAACGGCTGAGCATAAAAAGTTAGAGAAGTGTTAGTTGTGGCTAAGCGTGTTCTTTTTGCAGCCATTCACAAAGCGCTTCTTCACCTGGCTCTGGTAAAATTTCACCACCTTCCATTACCCATTGGGCAGGCACTTCGTGCAATGAAAGATCAATTTCATAAGGGGTTAATTCAAGTAAATTAGCAATGCGCTGTGTCATATCTGCCGATAGCGTATCGTTCATGTCCGGCGTTCGACCTTTTCGTACAGCACCTAATACATTAACCGTCGCGCGCGGCTGTAAAACAGCGTTGTGTGCAAACGTTACATTAACAAAGGTTTCTGGCGCACCGGTAATACCACAATGAACATCCATAATTAACACGGCTAGCTTTTCTCTAGTCGCTTCCGGTAGCGGGTTTTTCGTTGACACGGTATAAAGTGGCATAGTGTTATCCCTCAAATATTTAGTATTACTATTAAAATTGTAGATGGATTAAAGGTCTGTGCTAGTGGTCAGATAACCTTTTTTGAAATAACCAACAATTAAGCGCAACATCATTTTCAGCTTAGTTTTCTTACGTACCTTTTCATCAACACGTGCATCAAAGGCTTCGTGCATTCTTTCGTACTCTGACATGTCTGGCGATACTAGGATGATTTCATTCTTGCTACAGCCAGTAATATGTTGCCATTTCGCGCAAATCTCGCTCATAAATGGGTGACGTTTGTCAGCTGGCATACCATCTTCTACTGGTAACTGCACGGTTGATGCACAAGACAGCTTACCTGCTATGTAGGATTGTCGATAAGGCAAGTCTAACCAAGCAAATACTAGGCGATAGTCAGCACCAAAGTGGGCTTTATAAGTACTCGAGATAACTGCCTCAAGCTGCTTAATATTGTTATAGCCAAGTGAACCTTCTTGTATTGAGCAAATTACTCGAACCGTTTTCATTTACAAATCCACCTAAAACAAATCAATGTTTAAATTACTGTTTGATTACATCATAGGTAAGGAAGCTTAATTTCGAACAGTGAAAAAATTTACTCACCCTTAATAATTTATCGAATATAAGCTTTTGATATATGGATATTTCATAGAGTAATAACTCTAAAAATAACCTCAAAAATAATGAAAAACTTGGCCATTCAAAATTTTCATAACGTAGCAAAAATAAGTTCATTACCTTGACTAAATTTTATTAAGTACTATCGTGGCACGTTAAACCCCAAGGTAAGATGGATTTAAGATGTCAAACACTCCACTATCAGAAGAGCTTAAACTACGTTCAGGTTCTGTTCTTAAAAACCGAATTTGTAAGTCTGCAATGAATGAAGCCATGGCAACTGGCGATGGCCGAGTAGTAAGACAGTTTGAAGTCTTATACCGTACTTGGGCAGAAGGTGGTTCTGGCTTATTGGTGACTGGTAACGTTATGGTTGATAAGCGCCATGCTAACGAACCATTAGCCGTTGCTGTTGAAGATGAACGCGACATGCATTTATTAGAGCTTTGGGCTCGTGGTGCAAAGTCAAAAGGCGGTCAAATTTGGGCACAGCTAAACCACCCTGGTAAGCAATCACCTAAATTTTTAAACGGTCACCCTGTAGCCCCATCTGCTGTGCCACTAGCTAGCGATATGTTCTTCCCACCGCGTGAGCTAACGGAAGAAGAAATCTTAGATATTATAGAGCGTTTTGCTAACACAGCGAGCATTCTAGAAAAAGCTGGCTTCGATGGTGTTCAGCTGCACGGTGCACACGGTTACTTAATTAGCCAATTCTTATCACCAAATCACAACAAACGT
The nucleotide sequence above comes from Thalassotalea euphylliae. Encoded proteins:
- a CDS encoding TIGR04219 family outer membrane beta-barrel protein, which encodes MRKTLIAAGLASLMSTAAHADVVGLYIGAQIWDNEAEGIFGESGQQRDFNLGDEQQGSYFIAVEHPIPLIPNLRIASTTLDTTGSTQITEPLEFDDQNFAAGAQVAASFDVSYIDYTLYYELFDNGLFSFDFGLTARDFDGDVTLSSQVTSNDSSGNPVSNTVEGKINTSETVPMLYASTEVGLMFTGLSLFANGNFLSIDDHTLYDYQLGVNYAVVDNIAIDVNLQAGYRSVKLELDDLDDLYSDLEFDGVFAGVTVHF
- a CDS encoding substrate-binding periplasmic protein, producing the protein MNLVRLFFALLLCIMVLPTTQAEPCQSITVSAHENYPPFHWYHDGEFYGVTIDITKQLLERYQVDYQVSSPVPWKRLLEMAKHGRTDLLLGLKDTPARREFLNFTSAPVLNNPVAVFVKKGEEFSFIDWRSLIGKVGNINLGDSHGEAFDNFANQYLNIQQVKGLAQNFQMVLRGRADYFVTGYYPGISYLSNSGLKDEIVALTPFAVDGYIHFGFVKDSGCDKLLARFNQDLASLIKTETIAQLFEKNLMLWQAQLNGERQRLELH
- a CDS encoding acyl-CoA synthetase is translated as MTIINIKTLNDVESLEQANPGASHSEFNNTYDAIKHSAAQRPEKTAISFFLQGDAYNNAHDISYQTLLSKITQSANFFDSIGLTENDVVAFFLPNTPEAHYVIWGGEARCQILAINPLLEPKQIGDLINSVRAKAVVTMNPMHQIELWPKLEQLLPDLIHTEHVIGIDIAHHVTGPMAEPAQAMQAQMRGGISLPEGKTYHNFTAAIAEQNGEALNFTREYTDETISSLYCTGGTTGLPKIARRTHVNELSNVKAVQQSNSQMLNEEMVVLGGLPLFHVNGALVTGLLPFTVGGTVVIATPQGYREPNVIPNFWDIVEHHKVTTFSAVPTVYSALMNFPIEGKDLSSLKFGICGAAPMPVETFKSFQETTGIKILEGYGLTEGTCVSSLNPFHGEQKVGSIGLRLPYQQMKAVNIDGDKITRYCDTDEIGVLAVRGPNVFLGYQLEHQNKGLWLYDEDGNRWLNTGDLARQDEEGYFWLTGRKKELIVRAGHNIEPKLIEEAMCKHPAINLAAAVGKPDLHAGEVPVCYVQVEDPSSLDPEELLSFAAAEISERAAIPKAIHIVEQLPVTAVGKVFKPQLEMQEIDKCINALASEMLPETQASVSVAQDPKHGILASIELGECDGEAKAAFVKKLGEYTFKSSCN
- a CDS encoding DUF1330 domain-containing protein, which gives rise to MAVYALNLFDLADNDEYLKYARRSAAEVEKHGGKVLALGKYDSALVGDMEPRTVMILVEWKSKDAFDHYCNDPDLADLHPHREQGTKNYIWHLFDKLDGLKPLFYPQA
- a CDS encoding coniferyl aldehyde dehydrogenase → MNTNTEFGYLEEQLVAQKASFLHQPMPSAQERIDNLNKLKSVLIEHTDEIVSAISMDFSNRPEAETLLAEIFPLLDAIEYSKGRVKRWMKPSKRKTPLTLQPAKVEVLYQPVGVVGIVVPWNFPVFLGLSPLVSALAAGNRAMIKMSEFAPRTADLVQRMLESVFSKDQVAVFTGEVDVSSAFTKLPFDHLVFTGATSVGKIVMRAAAEHLTPVTLELGGKSPTIIHDSFPIEEAAQRIAFGKGMNAGQICVSPDYIFVPRHKVNAFAQAFVKAMSKAYPSIRANDDYTAIISDRQLVRLKSYLDDAKAKGAELITINPEDESFEDTRKMPMTLVLNTNESMLVEQEEIFGPILPIKAYDDIEEAITYVNDRARPLALYYFDWDKERAAKILARTHSGGVCLNDTLSHVMADDAPFGGIGPSGMGHYHGKEGFVNFSKAKTVVTKGRFDSIKFIAPPWNNPVHKLLTKMLWFKFKHLTR
- a CDS encoding GMC oxidoreductase: MKKHTTKATDYDYVIVGSGFGGSVSALRLSQKGYKVLVIEKGRWYKDSTYAHSAWDLKRWLWMPLLGLRGIMKMTVLKHITVYSGVGVGGGSHTYGATLPTPKKAFFNTGSWANLQNWEEVLKPYYKEALRMLGAQDNPNFTQADLVIKELAQDLGKEDEFHPSRVAIFFSDKKDHGSFVKDPYFDGEGPERRGCIECGSCFTGCRFNAKNTLDKNYLYLAQKLGAEIVAEQEVHDIYPAGKKDGSEGYFVSFKSSKPYSFKKNHVVRAKGVIFSGGVLGTVPLLLKLKEKGSLAGLSDKVGDDIRTNNETISTVTSFKEDINFAQGVSIGSVLHTDDHSHLEPINYNAQSTVVKFLHAPNVVGRTILSRAASFVKLMVTEPKENLKVLFTKDWSKKSIILLFMQHLDSTLSLKRGLGGRLTSNLGQGPAPSRYIKESTAITEKIEKIVDGKSSTGITEAVFGTPSTAHILGGSVMAASADEGVINDKAEVFGYHNMYVCDGSAISANPGVNPSLSITALSEWAMSHVPDKNSEKKDSA
- a CDS encoding bile acid:sodium symporter family protein codes for the protein MESAITFALLVAQGIIMFSLGIGLEVKDFKRVIERPYVFFVAMLSQVVLLPILAFGTAYLFDFPPVFAAGLMLLSFCPGGVTSNIISKLSKADVALSVSLTAVVSVLAFMTVPVLVAMSMKHFLGEEAVTFSLFDLAFVTFLITTTPVLLGVLIRHFKENIANAIQGGLEKTAIVLWVIIVVLAIANSFERLVDSFAVIGGGLLFLPFIMMVIGIVVSRLFALNKKESKTLGIETSIQNGPLAIAIAATINDADLAITELALPAAVYSITMYFVALPFIFIFRNWGEENSVTGASAVASK
- a CDS encoding transporter substrate-binding domain-containing protein; the encoded protein is MKRAVYPLILAIGLFTSYCQAETPIKFAGVLAEKIQQHDKQGYLDKIYQEIARRSNLTINYDVMPMARTMSLFDHKKIDCLLPGSSNRYFDRTKQHDIVRSQAISALLLFKFTFERNQALLAAQDLADVNIGYVRNIKMFNALNMPPFDNATHIVASHHRHLFDMLHFGRTELIVGWYPVVNMLATARNSERVSFDAEHVLSTDYLVVSCHRSDKTEAFIETINKAINSMWQDGTMIAMHPNGTHHLKALFPPPAM
- a CDS encoding tautomerase family protein, with product MPLYTVSTKNPLPEATREKLAVLIMDVHCGITGAPETFVNVTFAHNAVLQPRATVNVLGAVRKGRTPDMNDTLSADMTQRIANLLELTPYEIDLSLHEVPAQWVMEGGEILPEPGEEALCEWLQKEHA